From a single Equus asinus isolate D_3611 breed Donkey chromosome 2, EquAss-T2T_v2, whole genome shotgun sequence genomic region:
- the SEMA6D gene encoding semaphorin-6D isoform X6: protein MRFFLLCAYMLLLMISQLRAVSFPEDDEPLNTVDYHYSRQYPVFRGRPSGNESQHRLDFQLMLKIRDTLYIAGRDQVYTVNLNEIPKTEVIPSKKLTWRSRQQDRENCAMKGKHKDECHNFIKVFVPRNDEMVFVCGTNAFNPMCRYYRLNTLEYDGEEISGLARCPFDARQTNVALFADGKLYSATVADFLASDAVIYRSMGDGSALRTIKYDSKWIKEPHFLHAIEYGNYVYFFFREIAVEHNNLGKAVYSRVARICKNDMGGSQRVLEKHWTSFLKARLNCSVPGDSFFYFDVLQSITDIIQINGIPTVVGVFTTQLNSIPGSAVCAFSMDDIEKVFKGRFKEQKTPDSVWTAVPEDKVPKPRPGCCAKHGLAEAYKTSIDFPDETLSFIKSHPLMDSAVPPIADEPWFTKTRIRYRLTAIAVDHSAGPYQNYTVIFVGSEAGMVLKVLAKTSPFSLNDSVLLEEIEAYNHAKCNAENEEDRKVISLQLDKDHHALYVAFSSCVIRIPLSRCERYGSCKKSCIASRDPYCGWLSQGICGRVTPGMLLLTEDFFAFHNHSVGGYEQDTEYGYTAHLGDCHDMEVSSSSVTTMASIPEITPKVIDTWRPKLTSSRKFVVQDDPNTSDFTDPLSGVRWEVQSGESNQMVHMNVLITCVFAAFVLGAFIAGVAVYCYRDMFVRKNRKIHKDAESAQSCTDSSGSFAKLNGLFDSPVKEYQQNIDSPKLYSNLLTSRKELPPNGDTKSMVMDHRGQPPELAALPTPESTPVLHQKTLQAMKSHSDKAHGHGASRKETPQFFPSSPPPHSPLSHGHIPSAIVLPNATHDYNTSFSNSNAHKAEKKLQNIDHSLTKSSSKRDHRRSVDSRNTLNDLLKHLNDPNSNPKAIMGDIQMAHQTLMLDPMGPMSEVPPKVPNREASLYSPPSTLPRNSPTKRVDVPTTPGVPMTSLERQRGYHKNSSQRHSISAMPKNLNSPNGVLLSRQPSMNRGGYMPTPTGAKVDYIQGTPVSVHLQPSLSRQSSYTSNGTLPRTGLKRTPSLKPDVPPKPSFVPQTTSVRPLNKYTY from the exons ATGAGGTTCTTCCTGCTTTGTGCCTACATGCTGCTCCTGATGATTTCCCAGTTGAGGGCAGTCAGCTTCCCCGAAGACGATGAACCCCTTAATACTGTTGACTATCACT ATTCAAGGCAATATCCGGTTTTTAGAGGACGCCCTTCAGGCAATGAGTCACAGCACAGGCTGGACTTTCAGCTGATGTTGAAAATTCGAGACACACTTTATATTGCTGGCAG GGATCAAGTTTATAcagtaaatttaaatgaaatccCCAAAACAGAAGTCATACCAAGCAAG AAACTGACATGGCGGTCAAGACAACAGGATCGAGAAAACTGTGCCATGAAAGGCAAGCATAAA GATGAATGCCACAACTTTATTAAAGTATTTGTTCCGAGAAACGATGAGATGGTTTTTGTTTGTGGTACCAATGCGTTTAATCCCATGTGTAGATACTATAGG ttgaATACCTTAGAGTATGATGGGGAAGAAATTAGTGGCCTGGCAAGATGCCCATTTGATGCCAGACAAACCAATGTTGCCCTTTTTGCTG ATGGGAAGCTGTATTCTGCCACAGTGGCTGACTTCCTGGCCAGTGATGCTGTTATTTATCGAAGCATGGGCGATGGATCTGCCCTTCGTACAATAAAATATGATTCCAAATGGATAAAAG agCCACACTTTCTTCATGCCATAGAATATGGAAActatgtctatttcttctttcgaGAAATTGCTGTAGAGCACAATAATTTGGGCAAG GCTGTATATTCCCGTGTGGCCCGCATATGTAAAAATGACATGGGTGGCTCCCAGCGGGTCCTGGAGAAACACTGGACTTCATTTCTGAAGGCTCGACTTAACTGTTCTGTCCCCGGAGATTCGTTTTTCTACTTTGATGTCCTGCAGTCCATTACAGACATAATACAAATCAATGGCATCCCCACTGTGGTGGGGGTGTTCACCACCCAGCTCAACAG CATTCCTGGTTCTGCAGTCTGTGCATTTAGCATGGATGACATTGAAAAAGTATTCAAAGGACGGTTTAAAGAACAGAAAACTCCGGATTCTGTGTGGACGGCAGTCCCTGAAGACAAAGTACCAAAGCCAAG GCCTGGGTGTTGTGCAAAGCATGGCCTCGCTGAAGCATATAAAACCTCCATCGATTTCCCGGATGAAACCCTGTCCTTCATCAAGTCCCACCCCCTGATGGACTCCGCCGTCCCACCCATTGCCGACGAGCCCTGGTTCACAAAGACTCGGATCAG GTACAGACTGACGGCCATCGCTGTCGACCATTCTGCTGGACCCTACCAGAACTACACAGTCATCTTTGTTGGCTCAGAAGCTGGCATGGTACTTAAAGTTTTGGCAAAGACCAGTCCTTTCTCTTTGAATGACAGCGTGTTACTGGAAGAGATTGAAGCATACAACCATGCAAA GTGTAATGCTGAGAATGAGGAGGACAGAAAGGTCATCTCGTTACAGTTGGATAAAGATCATCATGCTTTATATGTGGCATTCTCCAGCTGCGTTATTCGCATCCCCCTCAGTCGCTGTGAGCGTTATGGATCATGTAAAAA ATCTTGTATTGCATCTCGGGACCCGTACTGTGGCTGGTTAAGCCAGGGCATCTGTGGCAGAGTGACCCCAGGGATGCT GCTGTTAACCGAAGACTTCTTTGCTTTCCATAACCACAGCGTTGGAGGATATGAACAGGACACAGAATATGGCTACACAGCCCATCTAGGGGACTGCCATG ACATGGAGGTATCTTCATCTTCTGTTACCACAATGGCAAGTATCCCAGAAATTACACCTAAAGTGATTGATACCTGGAGACCTAAACTGACGAGCTCCCGGAAATTTGTAGTTCAAGATGACCCAAACACTTCTGATTTTACTGATCCTTTATCAG GTGTACGATGGGAAGTCCAGTCTGGAGAGTCCAACCAGATGGTCCACATGAATGTCCTCATCACCTGTGTCTTTGCTGCTTTTGTTTTGGGTGCATTCATTGCAGGTGTGGCAGTATACTGCTATCGTGACATGTTTGTTCGGAAAAACAGAAAGATCCATAAAGATGCAGAATCTGCCCAGTCGTGCACAGATTCCAGTGGCAGTTTTGCCAAACTGAATGGTCTCTTTGACAGCCCGGTGAAGGAATATCAGCAGAATATCGATTCTCCCAAATTGTATAGTAACCTGCTGACCAGTCGGAAAGAGCTGCCACCCAATGGAGATACTAAATCCATGGTAATGGACCATCGAGGCCAACCTCCCGAGCTGGCTGCTCTCCCCACACCTGAGTCTACACCTGTGCTTCACCAGAAGACTCTGCAGGCCATGAAGAGCCACTCAGACAAGGCTCACGGCCATGGAGCTTCAAGGAAAGAAACTCCCCAGTTTTTTCCCTCTAGTCCTCCACCACATTCCCCATTAAGTCATGGGCATATCCCCAGTGCCATTGTTCTTCCTAATGCTACCCATGACTACAACACATCTTTCTCAAACTCCAATGCTCACAAAGCTGAGAAGAAGCTTCAAAACATTGACCACTCTCTTACAAAATCATCCAGTAAAAGAGATCACCGGCGTTCTGTCgattccagaaacaccctcaatGATCTCCTGAAGCATCTAAATGACCCAAATAGTAACCCCAAAGCCATCATGGGAGATATCCAAATGGCCCACCAGACCCTCATGCTGGATCCTATGGGACCTATGTCAGAGGTCCCACCCAAGGTCCCTAACCGGGAGGCATCACTATACTCTCCTCCTTCAACTCTCCCCAGAAATAGTCCAACCAAGCGAGTGGACGTCCCCACCACTCCTGGAGTCCCAATGACTTCTCTGGAAAGACAACGGGGATATCACAAAAATTCCTCCCAGAGGCACTCCATATCCGCTATGCCTAAAAACTTAAATTCACCAAATGGTGTTTTGTTATCTAGACAGCCTAGTATGAACCGTGGAGGGTACATGCCCACCCCAACAGGGGCGAAGGTGGACTATATTCAGGGAACACCAGTGAGTGTTCATCTGCAGCCTTCTCTCTCCAGACAGAGCAGCTACACCAGTAATGGCACCCTTCCTAGGACGGGACTAAAGAGGACACCGTCTTTAAAACCTGATGTGCCACCAAAGCCTTCATTTGTTCCTCAAACCACATCTGTCAGACCACTGAACAAATACACTTACTAG
- the SEMA6D gene encoding semaphorin-6D isoform X9, producing MRFFLLCAYMLLLMISQLRAVSFPEDDEPLNTVDYHYSRQYPVFRGRPSGNESQHRLDFQLMLKIRDTLYIAGRDQVYTVNLNEIPKTEVIPSKKLTWRSRQQDRENCAMKGKHKDECHNFIKVFVPRNDEMVFVCGTNAFNPMCRYYRLNTLEYDGEEISGLARCPFDARQTNVALFADGKLYSATVADFLASDAVIYRSMGDGSALRTIKYDSKWIKEPHFLHAIEYGNYVYFFFREIAVEHNNLGKAVYSRVARICKNDMGGSQRVLEKHWTSFLKARLNCSVPGDSFFYFDVLQSITDIIQINGIPTVVGVFTTQLNSIPGSAVCAFSMDDIEKVFKGRFKEQKTPDSVWTAVPEDKVPKPRPGCCAKHGLAEAYKTSIDFPDETLSFIKSHPLMDSAVPPIADEPWFTKTRIRYRLTAIAVDHSAGPYQNYTVIFVGSEAGMVLKVLAKTSPFSLNDSVLLEEIEAYNHAKCNAENEEDRKVISLQLDKDHHALYVAFSSCVIRIPLSRCERYGSCKKSCIASRDPYCGWLSQGICGRVTPGMLLLTEDFFAFHNHSVGGYEQDTEYGYTAHLGDCHEILPTSTTPDYKIFGGPTSGVRWEVQSGESNQMVHMNVLITCVFAAFVLGAFIAGVAVYCYRDMFVRKNRKIHKDAESAQSCTDSSGSFAKLNGLFDSPVKEYQQNIDSPKLYSNLLTSRKELPPNGDTKSMVMDHRGQPPELAALPTPESTPVLHQKTLQAMKSHSDKAHGHGASRKETPQFFPSSPPPHSPLSHGHIPSAIVLPNATHDYNTSFSNSNAHKAEKKLQNIDHSLTKSSSKRDHRRSVDSRNTLNDLLKHLNDPNSNPKAIMGDIQMAHQTLMLDPMGPMSEVPPKVPNREASLYSPPSTLPRNSPTKRVDVPTTPGVPMTSLERQRGYHKNSSQRHSISAMPKNLNSPNGVLLSRQPSMNRGGYMPTPTGAKVDYIQGTPVSVHLQPSLSRQSSYTSNGTLPRTGLKRTPSLKPDVPPKPSFVPQTTSVRPLNKYTY from the exons ATGAGGTTCTTCCTGCTTTGTGCCTACATGCTGCTCCTGATGATTTCCCAGTTGAGGGCAGTCAGCTTCCCCGAAGACGATGAACCCCTTAATACTGTTGACTATCACT ATTCAAGGCAATATCCGGTTTTTAGAGGACGCCCTTCAGGCAATGAGTCACAGCACAGGCTGGACTTTCAGCTGATGTTGAAAATTCGAGACACACTTTATATTGCTGGCAG GGATCAAGTTTATAcagtaaatttaaatgaaatccCCAAAACAGAAGTCATACCAAGCAAG AAACTGACATGGCGGTCAAGACAACAGGATCGAGAAAACTGTGCCATGAAAGGCAAGCATAAA GATGAATGCCACAACTTTATTAAAGTATTTGTTCCGAGAAACGATGAGATGGTTTTTGTTTGTGGTACCAATGCGTTTAATCCCATGTGTAGATACTATAGG ttgaATACCTTAGAGTATGATGGGGAAGAAATTAGTGGCCTGGCAAGATGCCCATTTGATGCCAGACAAACCAATGTTGCCCTTTTTGCTG ATGGGAAGCTGTATTCTGCCACAGTGGCTGACTTCCTGGCCAGTGATGCTGTTATTTATCGAAGCATGGGCGATGGATCTGCCCTTCGTACAATAAAATATGATTCCAAATGGATAAAAG agCCACACTTTCTTCATGCCATAGAATATGGAAActatgtctatttcttctttcgaGAAATTGCTGTAGAGCACAATAATTTGGGCAAG GCTGTATATTCCCGTGTGGCCCGCATATGTAAAAATGACATGGGTGGCTCCCAGCGGGTCCTGGAGAAACACTGGACTTCATTTCTGAAGGCTCGACTTAACTGTTCTGTCCCCGGAGATTCGTTTTTCTACTTTGATGTCCTGCAGTCCATTACAGACATAATACAAATCAATGGCATCCCCACTGTGGTGGGGGTGTTCACCACCCAGCTCAACAG CATTCCTGGTTCTGCAGTCTGTGCATTTAGCATGGATGACATTGAAAAAGTATTCAAAGGACGGTTTAAAGAACAGAAAACTCCGGATTCTGTGTGGACGGCAGTCCCTGAAGACAAAGTACCAAAGCCAAG GCCTGGGTGTTGTGCAAAGCATGGCCTCGCTGAAGCATATAAAACCTCCATCGATTTCCCGGATGAAACCCTGTCCTTCATCAAGTCCCACCCCCTGATGGACTCCGCCGTCCCACCCATTGCCGACGAGCCCTGGTTCACAAAGACTCGGATCAG GTACAGACTGACGGCCATCGCTGTCGACCATTCTGCTGGACCCTACCAGAACTACACAGTCATCTTTGTTGGCTCAGAAGCTGGCATGGTACTTAAAGTTTTGGCAAAGACCAGTCCTTTCTCTTTGAATGACAGCGTGTTACTGGAAGAGATTGAAGCATACAACCATGCAAA GTGTAATGCTGAGAATGAGGAGGACAGAAAGGTCATCTCGTTACAGTTGGATAAAGATCATCATGCTTTATATGTGGCATTCTCCAGCTGCGTTATTCGCATCCCCCTCAGTCGCTGTGAGCGTTATGGATCATGTAAAAA ATCTTGTATTGCATCTCGGGACCCGTACTGTGGCTGGTTAAGCCAGGGCATCTGTGGCAGAGTGACCCCAGGGATGCT GCTGTTAACCGAAGACTTCTTTGCTTTCCATAACCACAGCGTTGGAGGATATGAACAGGACACAGAATATGGCTACACAGCCCATCTAGGGGACTGCCATG aaattttgcCTACTTCAACTACACCAGATTACAAAATATTTGGCGGTCCAACATCtg GTGTACGATGGGAAGTCCAGTCTGGAGAGTCCAACCAGATGGTCCACATGAATGTCCTCATCACCTGTGTCTTTGCTGCTTTTGTTTTGGGTGCATTCATTGCAGGTGTGGCAGTATACTGCTATCGTGACATGTTTGTTCGGAAAAACAGAAAGATCCATAAAGATGCAGAATCTGCCCAGTCGTGCACAGATTCCAGTGGCAGTTTTGCCAAACTGAATGGTCTCTTTGACAGCCCGGTGAAGGAATATCAGCAGAATATCGATTCTCCCAAATTGTATAGTAACCTGCTGACCAGTCGGAAAGAGCTGCCACCCAATGGAGATACTAAATCCATGGTAATGGACCATCGAGGCCAACCTCCCGAGCTGGCTGCTCTCCCCACACCTGAGTCTACACCTGTGCTTCACCAGAAGACTCTGCAGGCCATGAAGAGCCACTCAGACAAGGCTCACGGCCATGGAGCTTCAAGGAAAGAAACTCCCCAGTTTTTTCCCTCTAGTCCTCCACCACATTCCCCATTAAGTCATGGGCATATCCCCAGTGCCATTGTTCTTCCTAATGCTACCCATGACTACAACACATCTTTCTCAAACTCCAATGCTCACAAAGCTGAGAAGAAGCTTCAAAACATTGACCACTCTCTTACAAAATCATCCAGTAAAAGAGATCACCGGCGTTCTGTCgattccagaaacaccctcaatGATCTCCTGAAGCATCTAAATGACCCAAATAGTAACCCCAAAGCCATCATGGGAGATATCCAAATGGCCCACCAGACCCTCATGCTGGATCCTATGGGACCTATGTCAGAGGTCCCACCCAAGGTCCCTAACCGGGAGGCATCACTATACTCTCCTCCTTCAACTCTCCCCAGAAATAGTCCAACCAAGCGAGTGGACGTCCCCACCACTCCTGGAGTCCCAATGACTTCTCTGGAAAGACAACGGGGATATCACAAAAATTCCTCCCAGAGGCACTCCATATCCGCTATGCCTAAAAACTTAAATTCACCAAATGGTGTTTTGTTATCTAGACAGCCTAGTATGAACCGTGGAGGGTACATGCCCACCCCAACAGGGGCGAAGGTGGACTATATTCAGGGAACACCAGTGAGTGTTCATCTGCAGCCTTCTCTCTCCAGACAGAGCAGCTACACCAGTAATGGCACCCTTCCTAGGACGGGACTAAAGAGGACACCGTCTTTAAAACCTGATGTGCCACCAAAGCCTTCATTTGTTCCTCAAACCACATCTGTCAGACCACTGAACAAATACACTTACTAG
- the SEMA6D gene encoding semaphorin-6D isoform X8: protein MRFFLLCAYMLLLMISQLRAVSFPEDDEPLNTVDYHYSRQYPVFRGRPSGNESQHRLDFQLMLKIRDTLYIAGRDQVYTVNLNEIPKTEVIPSKKLTWRSRQQDRENCAMKGKHKDECHNFIKVFVPRNDEMVFVCGTNAFNPMCRYYRLNTLEYDGEEISGLARCPFDARQTNVALFADGKLYSATVADFLASDAVIYRSMGDGSALRTIKYDSKWIKEPHFLHAIEYGNYVYFFFREIAVEHNNLGKAVYSRVARICKNDMGGSQRVLEKHWTSFLKARLNCSVPGDSFFYFDVLQSITDIIQINGIPTVVGVFTTQLNSIPGSAVCAFSMDDIEKVFKGRFKEQKTPDSVWTAVPEDKVPKPRPGCCAKHGLAEAYKTSIDFPDETLSFIKSHPLMDSAVPPIADEPWFTKTRIRYRLTAIAVDHSAGPYQNYTVIFVGSEAGMVLKVLAKTSPFSLNDSVLLEEIEAYNHAKCNAENEEDRKVISLQLDKDHHALYVAFSSCVIRIPLSRCERYGSCKKSCIASRDPYCGWLSQGICGRVTPGMLVGGYEQDTEYGYTAHLGDCHDMEVSSSSVTTMASIPEITPKVIDTWRPKLTSSRKFVVQDDPNTSDFTDPLSGVRWEVQSGESNQMVHMNVLITCVFAAFVLGAFIAGVAVYCYRDMFVRKNRKIHKDAESAQSCTDSSGSFAKLNGLFDSPVKEYQQNIDSPKLYSNLLTSRKELPPNGDTKSMVMDHRGQPPELAALPTPESTPVLHQKTLQAMKSHSDKAHGHGASRKETPQFFPSSPPPHSPLSHGHIPSAIVLPNATHDYNTSFSNSNAHKAEKKLQNIDHSLTKSSSKRDHRRSVDSRNTLNDLLKHLNDPNSNPKAIMGDIQMAHQTLMLDPMGPMSEVPPKVPNREASLYSPPSTLPRNSPTKRVDVPTTPGVPMTSLERQRGYHKNSSQRHSISAMPKNLNSPNGVLLSRQPSMNRGGYMPTPTGAKVDYIQGTPVSVHLQPSLSRQSSYTSNGTLPRTGLKRTPSLKPDVPPKPSFVPQTTSVRPLNKYTY from the exons ATGAGGTTCTTCCTGCTTTGTGCCTACATGCTGCTCCTGATGATTTCCCAGTTGAGGGCAGTCAGCTTCCCCGAAGACGATGAACCCCTTAATACTGTTGACTATCACT ATTCAAGGCAATATCCGGTTTTTAGAGGACGCCCTTCAGGCAATGAGTCACAGCACAGGCTGGACTTTCAGCTGATGTTGAAAATTCGAGACACACTTTATATTGCTGGCAG GGATCAAGTTTATAcagtaaatttaaatgaaatccCCAAAACAGAAGTCATACCAAGCAAG AAACTGACATGGCGGTCAAGACAACAGGATCGAGAAAACTGTGCCATGAAAGGCAAGCATAAA GATGAATGCCACAACTTTATTAAAGTATTTGTTCCGAGAAACGATGAGATGGTTTTTGTTTGTGGTACCAATGCGTTTAATCCCATGTGTAGATACTATAGG ttgaATACCTTAGAGTATGATGGGGAAGAAATTAGTGGCCTGGCAAGATGCCCATTTGATGCCAGACAAACCAATGTTGCCCTTTTTGCTG ATGGGAAGCTGTATTCTGCCACAGTGGCTGACTTCCTGGCCAGTGATGCTGTTATTTATCGAAGCATGGGCGATGGATCTGCCCTTCGTACAATAAAATATGATTCCAAATGGATAAAAG agCCACACTTTCTTCATGCCATAGAATATGGAAActatgtctatttcttctttcgaGAAATTGCTGTAGAGCACAATAATTTGGGCAAG GCTGTATATTCCCGTGTGGCCCGCATATGTAAAAATGACATGGGTGGCTCCCAGCGGGTCCTGGAGAAACACTGGACTTCATTTCTGAAGGCTCGACTTAACTGTTCTGTCCCCGGAGATTCGTTTTTCTACTTTGATGTCCTGCAGTCCATTACAGACATAATACAAATCAATGGCATCCCCACTGTGGTGGGGGTGTTCACCACCCAGCTCAACAG CATTCCTGGTTCTGCAGTCTGTGCATTTAGCATGGATGACATTGAAAAAGTATTCAAAGGACGGTTTAAAGAACAGAAAACTCCGGATTCTGTGTGGACGGCAGTCCCTGAAGACAAAGTACCAAAGCCAAG GCCTGGGTGTTGTGCAAAGCATGGCCTCGCTGAAGCATATAAAACCTCCATCGATTTCCCGGATGAAACCCTGTCCTTCATCAAGTCCCACCCCCTGATGGACTCCGCCGTCCCACCCATTGCCGACGAGCCCTGGTTCACAAAGACTCGGATCAG GTACAGACTGACGGCCATCGCTGTCGACCATTCTGCTGGACCCTACCAGAACTACACAGTCATCTTTGTTGGCTCAGAAGCTGGCATGGTACTTAAAGTTTTGGCAAAGACCAGTCCTTTCTCTTTGAATGACAGCGTGTTACTGGAAGAGATTGAAGCATACAACCATGCAAA GTGTAATGCTGAGAATGAGGAGGACAGAAAGGTCATCTCGTTACAGTTGGATAAAGATCATCATGCTTTATATGTGGCATTCTCCAGCTGCGTTATTCGCATCCCCCTCAGTCGCTGTGAGCGTTATGGATCATGTAAAAA ATCTTGTATTGCATCTCGGGACCCGTACTGTGGCTGGTTAAGCCAGGGCATCTGTGGCAGAGTGACCCCAGGGATGCT CGTTGGAGGATATGAACAGGACACAGAATATGGCTACACAGCCCATCTAGGGGACTGCCATG ACATGGAGGTATCTTCATCTTCTGTTACCACAATGGCAAGTATCCCAGAAATTACACCTAAAGTGATTGATACCTGGAGACCTAAACTGACGAGCTCCCGGAAATTTGTAGTTCAAGATGACCCAAACACTTCTGATTTTACTGATCCTTTATCAG GTGTACGATGGGAAGTCCAGTCTGGAGAGTCCAACCAGATGGTCCACATGAATGTCCTCATCACCTGTGTCTTTGCTGCTTTTGTTTTGGGTGCATTCATTGCAGGTGTGGCAGTATACTGCTATCGTGACATGTTTGTTCGGAAAAACAGAAAGATCCATAAAGATGCAGAATCTGCCCAGTCGTGCACAGATTCCAGTGGCAGTTTTGCCAAACTGAATGGTCTCTTTGACAGCCCGGTGAAGGAATATCAGCAGAATATCGATTCTCCCAAATTGTATAGTAACCTGCTGACCAGTCGGAAAGAGCTGCCACCCAATGGAGATACTAAATCCATGGTAATGGACCATCGAGGCCAACCTCCCGAGCTGGCTGCTCTCCCCACACCTGAGTCTACACCTGTGCTTCACCAGAAGACTCTGCAGGCCATGAAGAGCCACTCAGACAAGGCTCACGGCCATGGAGCTTCAAGGAAAGAAACTCCCCAGTTTTTTCCCTCTAGTCCTCCACCACATTCCCCATTAAGTCATGGGCATATCCCCAGTGCCATTGTTCTTCCTAATGCTACCCATGACTACAACACATCTTTCTCAAACTCCAATGCTCACAAAGCTGAGAAGAAGCTTCAAAACATTGACCACTCTCTTACAAAATCATCCAGTAAAAGAGATCACCGGCGTTCTGTCgattccagaaacaccctcaatGATCTCCTGAAGCATCTAAATGACCCAAATAGTAACCCCAAAGCCATCATGGGAGATATCCAAATGGCCCACCAGACCCTCATGCTGGATCCTATGGGACCTATGTCAGAGGTCCCACCCAAGGTCCCTAACCGGGAGGCATCACTATACTCTCCTCCTTCAACTCTCCCCAGAAATAGTCCAACCAAGCGAGTGGACGTCCCCACCACTCCTGGAGTCCCAATGACTTCTCTGGAAAGACAACGGGGATATCACAAAAATTCCTCCCAGAGGCACTCCATATCCGCTATGCCTAAAAACTTAAATTCACCAAATGGTGTTTTGTTATCTAGACAGCCTAGTATGAACCGTGGAGGGTACATGCCCACCCCAACAGGGGCGAAGGTGGACTATATTCAGGGAACACCAGTGAGTGTTCATCTGCAGCCTTCTCTCTCCAGACAGAGCAGCTACACCAGTAATGGCACCCTTCCTAGGACGGGACTAAAGAGGACACCGTCTTTAAAACCTGATGTGCCACCAAAGCCTTCATTTGTTCCTCAAACCACATCTGTCAGACCACTGAACAAATACACTTACTAG